In Terriglobus sp. TAA 43, a single window of DNA contains:
- the rsfS gene encoding ribosome silencing factor, with protein sequence MPTLEANRLLAAAVDAADSKKAEDIRILALDPSESSLTDYFLICSGTNERQNVAISDEIEYRLKKDFGVLPNSVEGRRQGEWVLMDYVDFVVHVFMPEKREFYGLERLRKTAKSISAADLNSEINAAVAKTRAKAGAAAAKAPAAKKAVAKKAAVKVAAKKAAPKKAATKTTAAKKTAPKKAVAVAVAKKAVAKKAAKPAAKAPTAKKAAAKKAAAKRK encoded by the coding sequence ATGCCAACATTGGAAGCGAACCGTTTGCTTGCCGCAGCAGTGGACGCGGCAGACAGTAAGAAGGCGGAAGATATCCGCATCCTGGCACTGGACCCATCGGAAAGCTCGCTGACGGATTACTTCCTGATCTGCAGCGGAACGAACGAACGCCAGAACGTCGCTATCTCAGACGAGATTGAATACCGCCTGAAGAAGGACTTTGGAGTTCTGCCGAACTCAGTCGAAGGCCGTCGTCAGGGCGAATGGGTCCTGATGGATTATGTGGACTTTGTCGTCCACGTGTTCATGCCGGAAAAGCGCGAATTCTACGGCTTGGAACGTCTGCGCAAGACTGCAAAGTCAATCAGCGCAGCCGATCTGAACAGCGAGATTAACGCGGCCGTAGCCAAGACTCGTGCAAAGGCTGGCGCAGCCGCTGCCAAAGCACCTGCTGCAAAGAAAGCCGTAGCTAAGAAAGCAGCAGTAAAGGTTGCCGCAAAGAAAGCTGCACCCAAGAAAGCTGCTACGAAAACAACGGCAGCGAAGAAGACCGCTCCGAAAAAGGCAGTAGCAGTAGCAGTAGCGAAAAAAGCAGTGGCGAAGAAGGCTGCAAAGCCCGCAGCGAAAGCCCCAACTGCAAAGAAGGCCGCTGCAAAGAAAGCTGCCGCAAAGCGCAAATAA
- a CDS encoding NAD(P)/FAD-dependent oxidoreductase translates to MRTRVVVLGAGFGGLELTTALSEALGDKIDIVLIDKNDAFVFGFSKLDVMFGRHLPSEVRHPYSQILKPGVRFFQTTVRSIDPASKVIVTDAQTFEADYLVVALGADYDIAATPGLAEGGNEFYSPAGAFALRDVLAEFRSGHAVIGVTGKSFKCPPAPSETALMLHDFLQTRGLRDATQITLVMPFGVPIPPSPETSQALLVAFAERGIRFVKDNLVTSLDPARKVAVLSGGEEIPYDLFLGIPVHRVPQVVVESGLSADPFAWVPVNKQTLETSFPGVYAVGDVNGVGTPKAGIFAEGSASVVAKRILADLTGSPAPDEYGGKGACYIEFGDEKVARVDVTFLHGPPVGSYQAPSEAMAAEKSLFGSSRIQRWFLS, encoded by the coding sequence ATGCGCACACGTGTGGTTGTATTAGGAGCCGGATTCGGCGGCCTTGAATTGACGACTGCCCTTTCTGAAGCATTGGGAGACAAAATCGACATCGTCTTGATCGACAAGAACGATGCCTTCGTATTCGGATTCTCAAAGCTCGACGTCATGTTTGGTCGACACCTGCCCTCAGAGGTACGTCATCCCTACAGCCAGATTCTGAAGCCCGGCGTGCGCTTCTTTCAGACCACCGTGCGATCGATCGATCCAGCATCGAAAGTTATCGTCACAGACGCTCAGACATTTGAAGCGGACTACCTGGTAGTCGCTCTCGGAGCGGACTATGACATCGCCGCGACGCCCGGCCTCGCGGAAGGCGGTAACGAGTTCTATTCCCCCGCAGGCGCCTTCGCCTTACGCGACGTGCTGGCAGAGTTCCGAAGCGGCCACGCAGTCATTGGCGTCACGGGCAAATCGTTCAAGTGCCCGCCCGCACCCAGTGAAACTGCCCTCATGCTGCATGACTTTCTGCAAACACGAGGCCTTCGCGACGCTACTCAGATCACACTCGTAATGCCATTCGGCGTACCGATCCCTCCATCACCGGAAACATCGCAAGCCCTTCTGGTGGCCTTTGCAGAACGCGGTATCCGTTTCGTGAAAGACAACCTTGTTACCAGCCTGGACCCCGCGCGGAAGGTAGCCGTGTTGAGCGGTGGCGAGGAAATTCCTTACGACCTCTTTCTGGGCATACCGGTGCATCGCGTGCCACAGGTCGTCGTCGAGTCCGGTCTGTCAGCCGATCCATTCGCGTGGGTGCCGGTGAACAAGCAAACATTGGAGACCAGCTTCCCCGGCGTGTACGCCGTCGGCGACGTCAACGGCGTGGGCACACCCAAAGCCGGCATCTTTGCCGAGGGCTCGGCAAGTGTCGTTGCCAAGAGAATCCTCGCCGACTTGACCGGTAGCCCAGCTCCCGATGAATACGGTGGCAAAGGCGCATGCTATATCGAATTCGGCGATGAAAAGGTCGCCCGAGTGGACGTCACCTTCTTGCACGGACCGCCTGTTGGTAGTTATCAAGCGCCCTCTGAAGCAATGGCCGCAGAGAAGAGCCTCTTTGGATCAAGCCGCATACAACGCTGGTTCCTGAGCTAA
- a CDS encoding DoxX family protein, translating into MPEESTPSRAQFWTGWVLSAIPALMLFTGAFTALSGAEMVKQGMAPFGIPTSLILWVGLCELLCSVLYLIPRTAPIGAILMTAYMGGAVMTHARVGDPMWVVPVVFGFLVWTGLLLRRPGLRKVMLGW; encoded by the coding sequence ATGCCGGAAGAAAGCACGCCCAGCCGGGCACAGTTCTGGACAGGTTGGGTGCTCAGTGCGATACCCGCGTTAATGCTCTTCACCGGGGCCTTCACTGCACTGAGCGGAGCAGAGATGGTGAAGCAGGGCATGGCGCCGTTTGGCATCCCCACCAGCCTGATCCTGTGGGTTGGCCTGTGCGAACTGCTGTGCAGCGTGTTGTATCTGATTCCGCGCACCGCTCCTATTGGAGCGATCCTGATGACCGCCTACATGGGCGGCGCTGTGATGACACACGCACGCGTGGGCGATCCGATGTGGGTTGTGCCTGTGGTCTTCGGTTTTCTTGTTTGGACCGGGCTTCTACTGCGTCGACCGGGTCTGCGCAAAGTGATGTTAGGCTGGTAA
- the nadD gene encoding nicotinate (nicotinamide) nucleotide adenylyltransferase: protein MRIGYFGGTFDPPHRAHLHAALKAADAFALDRVLLAPTGVQPLKKDTPGAGFEDRMAMTRLLCAEDPRLEVTDLDAPRADGSPNYTVDALATLRTLHPEASLFVIVGADSFLTLRRWHEPERLLEEAEWIVLSRPGFDLDDLTSLQLSPQQRERVHLLTDLEEETSASSVRERLRLGISCGDMLNTKVALYIARMHLYHAR, encoded by the coding sequence ATGCGCATCGGTTACTTCGGCGGCACATTCGATCCTCCCCACCGCGCACATCTTCACGCTGCACTCAAGGCTGCCGATGCCTTTGCGCTGGATCGCGTCTTGCTGGCACCCACAGGTGTACAGCCGCTGAAAAAGGACACGCCGGGCGCGGGCTTTGAAGACCGCATGGCAATGACTCGGCTCCTGTGCGCGGAAGACCCAAGGCTGGAAGTTACCGATCTGGATGCGCCGCGCGCCGATGGCTCGCCCAACTACACTGTGGACGCACTCGCCACGCTACGGACGCTCCATCCAGAGGCGTCGCTCTTCGTGATTGTGGGAGCAGACAGCTTTCTTACGCTTCGCCGCTGGCATGAGCCGGAACGCCTGCTGGAAGAAGCCGAGTGGATCGTGCTATCGCGTCCTGGGTTTGATCTGGATGACCTGACATCGCTACAGCTTTCGCCGCAACAGCGCGAGCGTGTGCATCTGCTGACTGACCTGGAAGAAGAAACCTCCGCCAGCTCCGTTCGCGAGCGTCTGCGACTGGGAATCTCCTGCGGCGACATGCTGAACACCAAGGTGGCGCTCTACATTGCGCGTATGCACCTTTACCATGCCCGTTAA
- a CDS encoding TIGR00266 family protein: MQSRIHGTTMPAIEFLLQPGETIISEAGELSWMSASINMHTHTQAGGGGGFMGAIKRMAGGGTLFMSEYTAMGYPGEVAFATKVPGHIVPVELHGNGDEYMVHRHGFLCATQNIGLGVGFQQSLGAGLFGGDGFLLQKIYGQGTAWLELSGEVVVRDLAPGETLRVHPGHVGAFHAGVSFQITRVPGIRNMFFGGDGIFLAALTGPGRVWLQTLPIARLAHALQGYLPGPSQETRAGIGGGLIGGAIAGMFDDR; encoded by the coding sequence ATGCAATCGCGTATTCACGGCACCACCATGCCCGCCATTGAATTTCTGCTGCAGCCCGGAGAAACCATCATCTCTGAAGCCGGCGAACTGAGCTGGATGAGCGCCAGCATCAACATGCACACGCATACACAGGCTGGTGGCGGTGGCGGCTTTATGGGAGCCATCAAGCGCATGGCTGGTGGCGGCACTTTGTTTATGTCGGAGTACACCGCTATGGGCTACCCCGGCGAAGTAGCCTTCGCCACCAAAGTACCGGGCCATATCGTTCCTGTGGAGCTGCATGGCAACGGCGACGAGTACATGGTTCATCGCCATGGCTTCCTGTGCGCTACGCAGAACATTGGTCTCGGCGTGGGCTTTCAGCAGTCTCTGGGCGCGGGCTTGTTTGGCGGCGACGGTTTCCTGTTGCAGAAGATCTACGGGCAAGGCACCGCGTGGCTCGAGCTGAGCGGCGAAGTCGTTGTACGAGATCTGGCACCGGGCGAGACGCTGCGCGTGCATCCAGGGCACGTGGGAGCGTTCCACGCGGGTGTCTCATTTCAGATCACACGTGTTCCCGGCATCCGCAACATGTTCTTTGGCGGCGATGGCATCTTCCTGGCCGCGTTGACCGGCCCTGGCCGTGTATGGCTGCAGACGCTGCCCATCGCACGCCTCGCGCACGCTCTGCAGGGCTATCTTCCGGGGCCAAGCCAGGAGACGCGCGCCGGTATTGGCGGAGGTCTCATCGGCGGCGCGATCGCGGGCATGTTCGACGACCGCTAG